The DNA window CTGCTGCTCAACTACACCCGCGAAGTGGGCGACTTCACGTTTGAGCCCTCAGTGGGGGCCAACTTCATGCGGCAGACCCGCCGCAACGTGCAGCTGACGGCCCAGGCCCTGAGCGTTCCCGACGTTTATAACATCGGAAACGCTCGTTCCAACGTGCAGGCTGACGAGCGAGACGAGGCACAGGAGATTCTCGGGGTGTTCGCCTCCGGCACGGTAAGCTACCAGGACATGCTCTTCCTGGATCTCACCGGCCGCAACGACTGGTCGAGTACGCTGCCGCTGGACAACAATTCGTACTTCTACCCTTCGGCCTCGCTCAGCGTAATCGTCTCGGATCTCGTGGAGGTGCCGGAGTTTCTTCCCCTCTCGTTCGCCAAGGTGCGAGCCAGTTGGGCCCAGGTTGGAAACGACACCGACCCGTTTCGCCTCACCAACACCTACACCTTCGGGGACGCGTGGGGCAGCACGCAGACGGTGGTGTCGGAGGCGGATCTGGCCAACGCCAACCTTCAGCCCGAAATCACGTCCTCCTACGAGGTCGGGACCAACCTTCGGTTCTATGACGGCCGTGCTCAGCTCGACGTCACGTACTACCGGAGCACTACGCGCGACCAGATCCTGAGCGTACCGCTCGCCCAGTCGACCGGGTACAACAGCCGCCTCGTCAACGCCGGAGAAATTCGCAACACCGGGGTGGAGACGCGCCTCCAACTCAGCCCCATTCAGGATTGGAGCGGCTTCGGATGGGACGTGTCCCTAAATTGGACGCGGAATCGAAGCACGGTCGTGGAACTGGCGGACGGCATCGATACCTTCGTGCTCGGGGAGGGGCCCTTCGGGGGCTCCGCTCAGGCCCGAGAAGGCGGCCGGATGGGCGACATATACGGCCGGGTCTTCGACCGGGTGGAGGACCCCAGCAGCCCTCACACCGGAGAAATCATCTACGAGGACGGACTGCCCCAGCTGACTGACGATGTCGAGAAGGTGGGCAATTACAACCACGACTGGCGGGGCGGCATCGGCAGTACGTTCAGCTACGAGAACCTGCAGTTGAACGTCCTCTTCGATGTCCGAAAAGGCGGGCTCCTCTACTCCAACACCCACGCCACCGGCATTGAGGGCGGCTCGCTGGAGGGCACCACTCGTGCCCGCAACGAGACGGTCGTGGGCGACGGGGTCGTCCAGAACGACGACGGGACGTACTCGGAAAACACCGAGGAGGCTGCCTACGTCACCTGGCTCCGCACCTACTACGATCGCCCGAACGTCGAGTCCAACTCCTTCGACGCCACCTACGTGAAGCTGCGGGAGTTGTCCCTCCGCTACAACTTCACCCCCGACTGGCTCACACGAGCCGGCGTGCAGAACGTCGGCGTGTCCGTGACGGGCCGCAATCTGTTCCTCTGGACCGACGTGCCACACGTCGACCCCGAGACGACAATCTCCGGGGGGGACGGACAGATTCCGGGCTTCGAGGTGCAGCAGATTCCGTCCACCCGCTCCTTCGGAATGAACGTGCAGCTCGACTTCTAACCTCCGACCACCTCCGGTCCCTCCTTACAGCCTCTCAACGTCGTATACGCTCCCATGCGGTCTCTCCACTTTCCCTCGTCCCTTCGCGCTCCTTCTTTTCTGGCCCTCCTGGCGATATTCGCTGTGGCTGTGGCCAGCACGGGCTGCGACAGTCGATTCGAAGACGTAAACGACAACCCGAACGAGCCCAAAGAAGTGACGCCCAACCTTCTGCTTCCAGACATCATCCGGGGCTCGGTCAACACCTCCGTGAATACGGCCCATACCACCGGCAACCTGGTGCTTCAGTACACCGCCAAGGTGTCGTTCGCCACCGAGATTGACCGGTACAACTGGGCCGGGGTCGGCTACTGGCAGCCCCTGTACGGCGACCTTCGAAACGTAGAAGACATGATCCAGATCGCCCAGGAACGAGACCAGCCCCAGTACGAAGGGGTCGGGCTCGTGCTCAAGTCCTGGATTTTCTCGATGCTCACCAATGCGTACGGGGACGTGCCCTATTCCGAGTCGGTGGCGGTCCAGGAAGGCATTGAGACACCGAAATACGACCGACAGGAGGCCATTTACCGGGGCATGCTTGCCGACCTTCGGCGGGCAAACGAGCTGCTCACGCCGGGCAGCGGCTCCATCCAGGGCGATATCCTGTACGACGGCGACCTGATGAAGTGGAAGAAGCTCGCCAACTCCCTGCGGCTGCGCCTCCTGATGCGACTCTCCGAGAAAGACATTTCGCTCAACCTGGACGGGGGCGACGTGCCCGTGTCCCAGGCCTTCCAATCCATCACCAGCGCCCCGGACGCGGCGCCCGTCTTCACGTCCAACGACGACAACGCGGCGCTGGAGTACCTCGACTCGCGCCCGAACGAGTGGCCCCGCCACACGTCACGGATCGGGACGTTCCGGACCTTCAGGCTGAGCGAGACGCTCACCGACACCCTGAAGCACTTCGACGACCCGCGTCTGTCGGTCTTCGGCGATCCGACCGCCGCCTCCGTCGAGGATGGGAGCCCCAAGTTTGTGGGGGTACCGAACGGGTTAACCAACGATGCGTCCGACGGCTTTAACGGGGGGCGTGACTTCCAGTCCGGCCTCAATTTCACTCGCTACTACGACGAGCCGGACGCCGCGAAAGGGCTCATCATGACCTACGCGGAGGTCCTGTTCCTGAAGGCCGAGGCGGCCGAGCGGGGTTGGATTTCGTCGGACGCCCAGACGCACTACCGCGAGGCCGTCAAGGCGTCTTTTGAGCAGTACGGGCAGTCGACGCCACCCGGATACTTCGGGCAAGCGGGCGTCTCGTACCCGACCAACAACTCGGCACAGGCCCGGGAGCGGATCGGAACGCAGAAATGGATCGCGCTCTTTTACACCGGCCTGGAGGGGTGGTTCAACTGGCGGCGCACGGGCATTCCGGACATCGATCCGTCCGTTGACAACGTCAACGGCGACGAAATTCCGGTTCGGTTCCGCTACCCCGAGAGCGAACAGTCGTTGAACGCCGACAACTACCAGGCGGCACTCGACCGCCAGGGCCCCAACAGCATCAATACCGAGATGTGGCTCCTTGAGTAGCGCATCCCTCCTCGGTACTCCTGTTTTCCAACCCATTGGCTCCATGCCCTCGGTTCGCCCGCTCCGGCCCGATCTCGTGCTCGCGCTCCTCGCGGCCCTCGCGTTCTCCTCGCTGGGGACGATGGGGGCCTGGGCCCAGGAGACCCCCGCGCCTCAGCGCGACCGGCCGGATTCGCTGACGGTAATGACGTACAACGTGCTCTACGCCACACCCGACACCGGCACCGTCCGCGCCATCGAAGCGGTCGACCCGGACGTGGTGGCGCTGCAAGAAATCAGCGAGCCTCGGCTCCGCCACATTGCCGACGAACTGGACTACTACTTTCACCACAGCGACGAGCACGAGGCGAATGAGGAGGACACCGGCCTGCTCAGTCGGTATCCCATCTCCCGCCCCACACGGTACGGGGCCCTCTTGTACCTGACGGTCGACGATCCCATCCGCATCGCCAACGTCCACCTGAGCCCGTATCCCTATGAGCCCTACGCCCTCCGGGACGACGAGATGACGCCGCGGGAGGCGGTGGCCCAGGCCCGGAAGACCCGATCCCCTGAAATCAAGCCGGTGCTCGACGCGCTGTCAAAGTCTGTACAGGAGGACGTGCCGACGTTTCTGATGGGGGACTTCAACGAGCCCTCGCACCTCGACTGGACCCCTGCGGCCGCCGAGGCCGGCCTCCATCTCGGCCTCGAAGTGCCGTGGCCCACCTCCCGTGCGGTCACCGAACGCGGCTTTCGGGACGCATTCCGCGTGGCCCACCCGGATGAAGTGAAGCGTCCCGGATACACCTGGACGACCCTTACCGGAGATCCGGACGAGGTGCACGACCGCATCGACTTCATCTACGTGGCGGGCGCGTCGGTGAGCGTCGAGACGGCCTACACGGTCGGCCTGCGCGACGCGTCCCCGACGGACCGCTCGGTTTCGGGGTATCCGTCGGACCATCGGAGCGTGGTCACGACGGTGTCCCTGGCCCCGTCGCCGTCCGACCCGTGACTTGGCCTCCGTCCTATCTCAAGTCTCACCACCGTGATGGGCAGAGGCGATAGCGGGTCCCCTTTGTTGGAAACAACACAGTGCCGGTTAGACCACGAGAATGGCCGCGATGAGCATCGCGGAGACCGCGGCGAGCATGAAGTCGTCGAAGTTGGACGCGTCGTGGAGACGGGTTTCGCGAGCGTGGGTCATGGTGGACGGAGGCACTGAGTCAGAGCGAATGAGCGAGTGAGGCGCTCAGAGTAGGACCGTTTGGGCGGCCCCCGCCTCCTCGCGTGGGTCTGACCGGATCACACGATGCATGGATTCGGCCTCTCCGATGGACCGGTGGATCTGTGCGACGAGCGGAATGGACCGGACGAGAAATCACTGCTCCCACCCCCCAAGACCGGGGGAATCGTTTTAGGTCCTTTACGCCCGAGGGTTGACGCCCCGGGGGTCGATTTTCTTATCTTAAAAAGCGTTATGTTGAGCGATACGAACTGGCCTGCCTCATCTTTTACAGGGGCGGGCCTTTTCTATCCCCGTTCTCTGCTCTCCCCCCGCAAAAACGCGAGTATACGCCCATGAGCCTCGAAGTGGGCATGGTCGGCGCCGGGGCCGGGGCGGCGGCGGCGACGTACGCCCTTTGCACCGCCCGCCCCGACGTCGAGGTCACGGTCTTTGAGAAGTCGCGGGGCCTGTGTGGCCGCGCCGCTGCCCGACGCCGGGACGGGACGGTCTACGAGTACGGCGCGAATTACCTCAAGGACGCTGGGGGCCGCGTCAGCTCTCTGATTGCCGATACGTTCGACACGGGGCTCGTAGAGGTGAACGGTCCCATCTGGACCTTCGACGCCGACGGCACTGTCTCAGAGGGGCGCGACGGGGACGCGCGGCGGTGGACGTACGAAGACGGAATCACGCGCCTGGCCAAGCATCTCTTCGGCGCAACCGGCGCGGCGATCAGGCGCGGGACGCGGATCGCGGCCCTCCACCCCGACGACGGCTGGCACCTCACGACGATGGACGGCAGCACGCACGGGCCGTTCGACGCGCTTCTCCTGAATCCGCCCGCGCCGCAGACGGCAGGGCTCCTGGACGAGACCGGGATTGACGCCGTGGATCGCCTCGGCGAGGCGGCCGGCGCGGTGGAGTACCGAACGGTCTGGACCGCCGTCCTCGGGTACGACTTCGAGGTCGACGTGCCCTACTACGCACTGGTCAACGCCGACAAGGACCACGAGGTCGGCTGGATCGGGCGCGAAGAGTGCAAGCCCGGACACGTGCCGGAGGGCAGATCGGTCCTCGTCGTGCAGGCGAGCCCTGCGTGGTCAACAAAGCGGTACGACGCCCCCCCAGAGGACAACGTTGCGGACCTCGCCCGACACGCCGCGGCCATCATTGGCGACGGGCGCCTCACCGCCCCCGACTGGACGGACCACCAAGGCTGGCGGTACGCACTGCCTGACGACGGCCTCCGGGAGGACCCGCGGCGAGGAGCCGCCCACGAAGGCGTGTACGTGACGGGCGACTGGGTGGCAGGGGCGGCGCGCCTCCACGCCGCAATCCGAAGCGGCCTGGAGACGGGCGAGCAGATGGCGTCCACCCTGGCCGATGAATGACCCGGCCCGCAACGACTGCGACGAGGGGTGGGGTTATGCTTCTACCTCTTCCCCGTCGAGCACGTCGACCGGGCGCACGTCCCACAGAAGCATCGTCTCGATGTCGACGTAGTCCTCCTCTACGGCCTCCTCTTCGTCGCCGTAGTCGTCGACGAACTTGTAGTCCCCATAGGTGGAGCGCTGGAAGGGGGGAAGACGATGCCACTCCGTTCCCTCCCGATCGACGAAATGATCCGGGAACGGGCTTTCGACCTCGTAGCTGGGGTGGTAGGAATGGTACGTCTTGCGCGCCTCGTGGATGGCGGCGCGGCGGGCCCCCGCCTTCGTTCGGCTCTCCCCCTCGACGCTGAACGGAGAAATTTCGATCTTGGCCGTGAT is part of the Salinibacter ruber DSM 13855 genome and encodes:
- a CDS encoding SusD/RagB family nutrient-binding outer membrane lipoprotein, whose amino-acid sequence is MAVASTGCDSRFEDVNDNPNEPKEVTPNLLLPDIIRGSVNTSVNTAHTTGNLVLQYTAKVSFATEIDRYNWAGVGYWQPLYGDLRNVEDMIQIAQERDQPQYEGVGLVLKSWIFSMLTNAYGDVPYSESVAVQEGIETPKYDRQEAIYRGMLADLRRANELLTPGSGSIQGDILYDGDLMKWKKLANSLRLRLLMRLSEKDISLNLDGGDVPVSQAFQSITSAPDAAPVFTSNDDNAALEYLDSRPNEWPRHTSRIGTFRTFRLSETLTDTLKHFDDPRLSVFGDPTAASVEDGSPKFVGVPNGLTNDASDGFNGGRDFQSGLNFTRYYDEPDAAKGLIMTYAEVLFLKAEAAERGWISSDAQTHYREAVKASFEQYGQSTPPGYFGQAGVSYPTNNSAQARERIGTQKWIALFYTGLEGWFNWRRTGIPDIDPSVDNVNGDEIPVRFRYPESEQSLNADNYQAALDRQGPNSINTEMWLLE
- a CDS encoding endonuclease/exonuclease/phosphatase family protein; amino-acid sequence: MPSVRPLRPDLVLALLAALAFSSLGTMGAWAQETPAPQRDRPDSLTVMTYNVLYATPDTGTVRAIEAVDPDVVALQEISEPRLRHIADELDYYFHHSDEHEANEEDTGLLSRYPISRPTRYGALLYLTVDDPIRIANVHLSPYPYEPYALRDDEMTPREAVAQARKTRSPEIKPVLDALSKSVQEDVPTFLMGDFNEPSHLDWTPAAAEAGLHLGLEVPWPTSRAVTERGFRDAFRVAHPDEVKRPGYTWTTLTGDPDEVHDRIDFIYVAGASVSVETAYTVGLRDASPTDRSVSGYPSDHRSVVTTVSLAPSPSDP
- a CDS encoding NAD(P)/FAD-dependent oxidoreductase, whose product is MSLEVGMVGAGAGAAAATYALCTARPDVEVTVFEKSRGLCGRAAARRRDGTVYEYGANYLKDAGGRVSSLIADTFDTGLVEVNGPIWTFDADGTVSEGRDGDARRWTYEDGITRLAKHLFGATGAAIRRGTRIAALHPDDGWHLTTMDGSTHGPFDALLLNPPAPQTAGLLDETGIDAVDRLGEAAGAVEYRTVWTAVLGYDFEVDVPYYALVNADKDHEVGWIGREECKPGHVPEGRSVLVVQASPAWSTKRYDAPPEDNVADLARHAAAIIGDGRLTAPDWTDHQGWRYALPDDGLREDPRRGAAHEGVYVTGDWVAGAARLHAAIRSGLETGEQMASTLADE